The window CGCCTCGAATTGCCTTTCCCTCCGCCTTTGTCATCTGATAAACCTTTCTGAGCCGGTTACCTGCTAGGACAGCGCTACGGACCCCCTGGCTGATGCTCTCTGCCCCAGTAACTCCGATGCCGGCTCCTCCGCTCCCGCTTTGCCCCTTTCCAGCGGATGNNNNNNNNNNNNNNNNNNNNNNNNNNNNNNNNNNNNNNNNNNNNNNNNNNNNNNNNNNNNNNNNNNNNNNNNNNNNNNNNNNNNNNNNNNNNNNNNNNNNaaaaaaaaaagaatgagagacAGCGTGAAAACAACAGAACTCACAGTTTACTTCTCATAGCTCATGGGTGATAAACACCATCTGCAACAAGCTGCATGCTCACATACATCATGCTGCTTCGTACACACGACCCGCCAGCAAACACAGAGTTTCAAAACAAATCAAGATCCCCCCAGCGTGAAACTCTGTATCCTCACTGCCACCATGGAACAGATCTCAGTTGCTTCTTTATGTGCTTCTGACCTTTTAAATGTTGTAGTTCAAAGATTGGGATTTCTGGCTGTAAAACAGCAATCCAgttctcttttcaaattttgaATAAGAGTCAAGTTAGCAAAATTGCTTCAGATAGATCCATCTGGATCCATAGAACTGTGTTAAATAGGCAATTTTCCAGTGTAGCATCTATTCTAAGGCTCTTCCTTGAGAGCTCTGTCTGCACCCCAGTTTTTCCCCATCCATTCACACTCTTACTTACGGCCCTTACTCAGCAGACAGACTGAGGTACTCACAGAAATGCCCGTGTCCTTGTTCAGGATGACCTGCAGCAGGTGTGGGGGAAGAATGGGTGGAGATTTAAAGCGCTCCTCTGCCTTACAGACATAGGGCTCCTGGTGGTATGGTCCTGGAGGAGAACTTGACAACTCTGTCAGAGAGATGTGAAATATTTAAGAGTAAATATCTGCTCTTTATACCTATGTCTTCCAGTGCTCCAGGTCGATTCTCATATCCAGGAACACGAGGCCAAAAGAAATGCATGGCTACTAAAAGCacgagctgcagcagcagatgcaaAACCACAGGATCAGTCACTGCCCAATAAGTGATTTAAGATACCCAAAGTCTGCCTGCCTTCACACGAGCTGTGCAGGTTTGGGAGGCTGAGTGCCTACTGCACTCCAGACCTTCCCTGACCTTCCCTGCCAGGCACTTCTGCAGCAAACAATATCAAACACTGTGTCAGAGTGTTACCTCCGAAAGAAGGACCAAAATCACATACACACATGGAAAAGGTGTAAAGAGACACTtccactttcttcctctttgcatTTGTGATGCCTGAGAGCCTGACACAAAGGGAGATCAATTTATACAGGCTCTAACTCCAGGCATAAAGGAAGGTGAAAGTtttaacagctttaaaaaacGTGATACAAACTACTAACAAGCTCATACCAGACATGTCTGAACACTTCTGGGAGTCCACCATCAAAGCATCAAACACTTCAAAgtcagttttcttcacctggaTGATGTTGTTGACAGTACCCAGCTGGCTGGTTACAACAGGCTGGGAAGAGAAAAGATACAGAAGCCAAAATAAAAACTTGCAGACTATTAGGATTCTCAAAACTATGCAGTTAGCACAAATGAGatactttgcttttaaaacaggCTGGTTACCAGATAGGGAACAAAGTGACCACTGCAGTTACTGTTCAGTTAAGGGACTGGTGCAGTATTTAGGAGGGTCTGGTGTCAATTGAGCACACTAAGTCCACGTGACTTGGGCACAGACAgcatgcacagcacagggagATTTGGGCTGCCAGCAATGCTGTAATGCTTTACAAGACAGTTTGACACCAAGCAAGAAAATTTCACGATCTCTTTAAAATGAAGACCCAACAGATCTCAACACCCATTTGTTACACAGCCTCCTGTCCTTGGGGACTACCAGCCTGATGGCATCACCTGCAGGGATCACTATGTCTCTCACCAGCTTCATCTGTTTCTATCgttaataaacaaaaaccatCTACTGGTACAGAAATCAACCAGTTTCTTCTCTTCACATACCTCAGGGAAGAAATACAgtgcactgaagaaaatactaCCTCTGAAGGATCATGTGTCCACTGCCCATCCACAAAGAACTTGTACTGGTGCTCTCCTTCTGGCAGGTCCAGGATTGCCACAAAGTTGTTGTGACTGGAATTGAAGACAAACAGTCATCCCTGAAATACCCTGAGAAGTGAACCAGCCTATACACTGTGACAAATGTTGAAGCACAGACACAACCCCCTTAGCATGcaaaaactttaaaatgcaaccggagatccttccccagtggcagtcagcccttaaatgaggtctaagagaggcacagccaggctccacctcttcccatCACACAGGtaattgccttcacctgtgctcccaggccTGACTGGGtcttttccccaggtgctcagttcgggctgggactcaacagttcccatacaaacTCAAACAGGCCATCGATGCCACTGCATCTCTTCACTTCTTCTGAAGCAAGGAGCACAATGAACTCTGATGCTTCAGCAGATGCCATTCCCAAACAGCCTCTAAACAGCTCAGATATCTCCTCCCCTACAGCACCAAACCTGGTTGCAGATGAACCTGCTTTTTTTCAGGGCACTGCCACACAACCCAACTTTCATTCCCAACCATCCaaaagtcaaaaaagaaaaaccaaaagaaaCTCAGTCTTGGGGAGCTGAAGGAGAGCAGCTGCCAAGCAGTGCCTTAAGGCACAATCTGATACAGGTATCAGCTAAGCACTTTTCCCATTGCTCTAAGCATTCCTAGACATCACTGACACTGCAGAAGTGTGTTACCTCCTCGTCAAAGGAATTTTACTCCAGTTGTTGAAGGACCCAGATAAATACACTTCTTTGCCTCCTCCGGTCCAGCGAAAGACTGTTGGTCGAGCTTGAGTGGGGGTTTTATCACTCACTTCCAGATCCTGTTGCCAAGCCAGAAACTCTTCTTTATCCAACGGCGCCTACGAGCACAACATCCTGATCAATACAAGTTCCCTCTTTGCAACCTTAGACAGCTTGCATTTCACTCCATTTAAGTCTGTCTGCTCAGGTGCAATTTCATAAGGCCCAGTAAAATTAGACTTTCTAGATGCCATTCATTAGCAAGCATTCTGCAAAGATGCTAAAGCCTTCCAAATTTATAGAAAGAATGGATGGTAACATACAAAAGAAATGACTCGAGCACATGAAAGCTTTCAAAATACACGGtgaggaaaagaataattaagAGGAAATACACTTAAGAAGCAGTGAGACTGGGATAGGCACAAAACTTGTGGTTAGATCCAGAAAGGTTACAGCAAAGTTACAGGACACAGCTCTGCAATGCACTGTTAGGTATCCTCACGAAACACAAAACATAGCAAGAAGTTTCCAGTGATCCCCCTCACAATGAGCAAAAAAAGCATCTAAGGGATCTTCtaacatgaaaaataacagaCAGATGAAACAACACGGGTGACTGCAAGAGCATTAAGGATGGGAAGGAAGACGGGGCACTGCGGTTAAACGGGTAAAGCCGTGAGGCTGTCCCAGCGTTCCCAAGGCATCCGAAGGCAAGCGGCAGCCCTACCTTCATCTCCTCCGAATGGAACAAGTCCGCATCTTCGGGACTGTCCATTAAGATCTTCGGTCTGTCCCCATCCTTGGTGCCGCCGGCTCCTCCCGCACCATCAGCCCGGGATGCTTTGTGCCCGTGCCGTTCCAGCCCGGCTCGCTCGCTGCTCGTGTTCCCCATTTTTAAAGCCCTaaaagagcagcagccaggtTAACACGTGCGTTTTAGAAGCCGGGTAACCACGaggcaaagaaaacagcatcatCCCGGGCTCGGTGCCGAACAGCAAGAAGCACCACTCATCCGAACGTACCTGAGAATCGCATCACACTCAGCGCAGACGACAAATGACAGCTCTCAGCTCGGTAACGAGCGGCAAACGCAAAACGCCAGCGGCCACGCGTATCCCCCCGCGTTACGGAGCCCTCCGGGGCCGCCNNNNNNNNNNNNNNNNNNNNNNNNNNNNNNNNNNNNNNNNNNNNNNNNNNNNNNNNNNNNNNNNNNNNNNNNNNNNNNNNNNNNNNNNNNNNNNNNNNNNGCTGGCGTGAAAGGCCCAAGGAGGGAGCTGGCCGCTCTGATGGGGCATCGCGCTTCCTTCTTGCTGGCCGCCCTCTCCTTCAGAgccctgctgggctctgctgtggAGGAGGGCGGCTCTCAATACCTTTTTACTCGGTAGTTCGCACCTGGAGAGCTGACTACAGCTTCCAGCAGCCACTGGGTCTTGCTTTCGTTTTCTGATTGTTTTGGATGTTCCCGGATAACATTTGTCTTAACAGCGGCTTCAGTGAATGTTGGGAGTTGTAGTCAATTTCCTCATAGCACTTCTGTGTCTGGGAAGAGCCTTTACCAGGGGCAGGATTTCCAGGTAATCAGAGTCCGTGGAATTGATTCTTtctttactattattattttattattattattattattatttatttatttggttttatGCCCCTTTAGATCAGGACACAGTGCAGCAGGGTGTGCCATCACATCAGCTCAGATGGCGCTTCCTCACTTTCTCGTGGTGCTTTAATTTCAAAGCAAGTGACTGatacaaaagcattttaaacaaaacttgtGCTTTTGACTTCCGGAAGCCTACAGAAATAAACGTCGGATTTATAGCTTTTATCTCTAGACTCTGCTTCCACGGGGTTTGTTCTCCTATAGACAGCTCACTTAGGCTGTGTTCATCCCTGTGCAGCTTTAAGCTGGGACAGCTGATGGCTGATGCAGCTTTCTGGCACGGCTGGCTGCTGCCTCGTGACAGAGCCGGGGCACCAAAGAGCTGCTGATTATTCACAACGGTCAGAACATGAATTGTGGCAATGCACATTTCCCTCCGGCCATCTGCCACCGGGATGTGGTTTTTGTTGGGGATGTGCCCCAGGAACCCAGCTAGGAGGACTTGTTGATAGGTGGCCCTTGTCCTGGCAGTGGTGTTTTTGTGATGCAAACACCTGCTCTACTGAAACCCATTGGCGATGCGGTGCCTCGTGCCATGCTCCTGCCAGCACCGGTCCTGCAATGGTAACTGTTGGCCATTAGGACCCTGATTTCTTTTGCACTGGTGACCCAGAAGTGATTCCTCCTTTATCTCCTACCAATTCCCCAGGCACCAATTTTTCCAGGCCTTTTGTCCTTGCAATCAGCTGGGGTCTATGCTGCCAAAAAAGTGGGATTTGCCATAAGGGGAGATGGCTccaacagcactgctgcttttacAAGAAGCCCCTGCCCTGATGCAGGAACCAGGCTGTCACAGATTTGTTCATCACTGTTTAAACAGAGGAGGGAGATTAATGATTAAACTGATTGTGAGCACCTTCTGCTGGAAGTGCCTACTACAGCAAACCAAGCCTGGTGTGATTAATGAAATCCATTGTGGCCATAGTGTTCATCTCTAATACTTCTTTCGGTgtataaaacaaaaagagattaGATTGAGATGGTTTTAATCCCTCAAACAAAGCCTGAAACAAACCCCAGAGCTGCATCTGTTTGGATGGGGAGGGAAAAACGCTATTGCTTGATGGAGGAGATGTAAATCAGAGCTATGTATTGCACATATGGCACTGTGTCTCTGTCCATAGGCACCTGACTGCtattgctgcttctcttccccTAGATGGGCTCAGATATGTCCTTGGAGAACTACagccaacaacaaaacaaagggCTGATGATAGCACAGACCCTTTGAGAGAACTCATAAGGATGGACTGATTCAAGCACGCAGAGAATCGAGATCAAGTGGTGTGATCACATCACAAGTATGCATGGCATCTCGTCCAGGATGTATGCTTTCATGGTGGCATTGGGAAATGatggtgaaaataaaatattcatataaGAGAGTGGTGTAAGATTGTTTATAAGAGAAGCGATCATTGCTTTCCTGCTCAGGTGAGAAACTGTAGAAGAGGAGCAAGTAGCAAAAGTTAGTCTGACTAGGACAAGGATAAGGGAcgtgtatgggaactgttggtTCCTGGCCTGAAGCACTGATGGcacacctggggaaaggacctggtcagctctgggagcacaggtgaaggcaattcagctgtgtgataggaagggatggagcctggctgcacctctcttagacctcatttaagggctgactgctactggggaaggatctctggttggagatgtCTTCCTTGTGGTGTTTTCCCTGTGAACCTGGATCTTCAGAGATGGGTGAGCACCTTTCCATTCACACTAGTCCTTTTGTTATTACACCTCCTGTGTTGCCCTTCTGCTGTGttgatctttctgattgttacagGACAGCACTTTACTCTTCAGTAATTTCCCCTTCCTGTTTTTCCCCATCTTGTGATAACTCAGCTCAGAAAATAAGCCATGGAAAGGGCTGGAGAAGTCTCCTAACAGAGCCATTCAGGGCAATTTGCTCTGCTGGATGGGTTCTGAAAGGATTGAGATACTGAAACAGGCAATCCAATTTAAGCAGCCGATAGAGCTGTGTGTGTTGTCCTCCCCAGAGGGTCAAGGAGAGGTGAGCTTAAAGCTGTGCAGGCTCTTCAAGCCCAGTGTCAAGTGCACTGTTAGAAGCGGTGCTTTGAAATGAACGCTCTGTCTTCCAGGGATTCCCCTGTTGGGCCTCTTCATGAAGGAGGTGTAACAGAGGGTCTGGATCTCTCATGGTTACACCAGTTAATGCTGGCATGCGCTGAGCTGTGTGAGTGAAGCAGGACAGATCATTTCTGAGCATATCTGAAAGGCTACAAATCCAACAAAGACCTGAGTAGTGCTTCCACTTGGGCTGTGAGGGCAGCAGGCAGAAATGGAGCGCTGCAGGGAATCACCCTTTCTTATTTAGAGGAAGGAGACTGAAAGGCATGTTACAGGAAAGCAGACTGCTGTCTTATGCTTTCACAGCTAACTGTGATGGGAGAGGAATTTTCATCAGCATCCTTAATCTTCCTGCTGGGGGCTGACAGTCTTCCAGGGAGGACAGCACACATTCTAAGGTTTACTTTGCCATTCTCTCTCATATCTGTTTGAGTGATTAAttgcttgatttattttttttttctctttgctttgccaCACTTTCCTTCTGACAAAGGTTTGAAGTTATTTTGGTGTTCTACATCCATGCATGCTGAGGTGTCTTCCATGTTGCTCAACCTCCTGCTGCTGTAAGATGGGCAGCAAGAGGCGCAGGCAGGCGGGGAGAGTTTGCTCAGAGGTTGCAGTTGCCCAGatgaataattaaaagcaatacGTGTCTTGCTTTCAAAGCAGTCCAGAGCTGCAAAGCCAGAGATAAGACTCCTGTGCGaccttccttcctctttgcttCTCTAACATCCAAAGCTGTGTGGTCTGTACGTGCCCAGGTTCTCCCCAGTGCCAGGGATGGGAAATACAAGATGGGAAAGTGATTGGTAGGGATTGGCAAGGGGGAAGAGGATGGAAACTTCTGGTTTaacagaagggaggagaaagctgtTATGGGTGTTAGCCAAGCAACatgcagcaaaacagaagaCCATCCTGATTCTTCCCAAGATGCCAGGTCCCCAAAGTGTTCCCAAGCTTGTTTCCCATGGTTATCAACATTATGTTGTTAAGAGCAGGAAGAGCACTGACACCAAGGTGACTCATAACACTGAagttgggaggaaaaaaaactcttgATTGCTTAAGGGTACATAAACATGGCCTGAGTGACTCAGTACTGCCTAAGGACAGAGCTGACACCTGGCTGTGTTCACTCCACCCTTGCCAAGCTGTGAGGAACGAGGgatgcaaagggaaaagaatagGATAATGGATTGAGTTTGTTATGTGGCACATATGAGCATCGTGCCAAGGTATCTATGAGTTAGGGATATAAATACATTGTGCTGTAGCTTTTAGTCACTGTTTCAGGTGTGCAGTTTGGAAGAATGCCATAGCTATCCCTCCAGACCAAAGCGTATGCGTAGAACTATTCTGAAATTCGTGGAGTCATGCAGCCAATATTGCAGGCCAAGTTGAATTGCTAGGGGTGACAGTCTGGCAGTTTGACTTGGTTTTGCTCCTGGTCCCGATGGGTCATGTGATGTATGTGCCACTCTGCACCTAGGCTCCTTCTTGACTTAACTACATCTcactgaggaggaaaaaactaTTGTGGCAGATGGGGAAAGTTTGCTCCAGGTAGACTCTGGACATAGAGAGAGTCCAAGCTGAGCACCCAAGTCAGATGttcttgtttgcatttcttcataGGCATCCATAGGTCCTAACGTTGCCTTCAGTGGTGTTGGCCATCATACAGTTTTGCAACCATTAAATGATTAGATGTGACTTCATGCTTTGTGGGGGGAAAAATATCTCTTTAGGACTATCTTGTTCTACTTATGTATATGCTATGATTTGCAGTGATTCATGAAAGAATGATGATCATTAGACTGTAATTGAGCGTGTTGACATGGAGCGATCTTGGCTATAACACACCCTGCTCACTCACTGTTGTGGTCACTCATTTCATGACAACAGCAGCTCTACCAGGTATTTGTGTTTCATTGAACAACATGTTGTTATGGAAACTGGTGTTCTATAAATTATCTGAAGAGAGGCCTGATTCATTTCTTGGGAACAAGAGGTTTGTAAGAAAATGTGCAAGATCTATGGGTCATCAGCTACTTGGTGTCAATGGCAATGCCATAGCGTCTTGTGCAAGATCCGACCAGTTGTCCTTCATAGCAAATGTGTGCCAGTGGATGTGcccagcaggagctgagctggtTCCCATGCACATTCATGTGGCCCTTGCCAGGTGTGGAGAACACTAAGTGCCATCCACATGGCTCATGAGCTCTTAACACTTTGCCCTGGCAGGAAGGATGTGTCCTTTGGGCTTTGATGTTGACTTGTGGGGCAGTGGAGACTGAGAGACATTGATAATGTGATCTGAGAACCTTTTGCTCCTGTTCAAGCACTTACACTTCTCAGACAGATTGCATatgggggttggtctcgatgatctctagaggtcccttccaacccctacaattctgtgattctgtgatatgctGGTTTCTTACcttaaaataaaggaaggagAAGCCTTGAGGGATTTTTGTTTGGGGTATTTTGTTCAAAGAAAACTACCCTTCTGTCTGGATCCTCTTATTCACTAAATCCAAGAACTTCTCAAGACCTGAGCTGTCACCTCATTAGGAgccaggcagtgctgcctgggTGGAGGCATCCTGGATATGCGCAGTGCAAAGCTTTCAGAGAGAGCTTTTGCAGCCCTCATTACCTATGAGAGGAGAAGCTTTTCATTTCCAGAGCTGTTTCTTcagctcttttcagcagcatgAACTATGATAAACATGTGGGTGGAAAACCACTGAGCAGAAGTAATTGAGTGGCTCCTGGTTAGCTGGAGCTCACTCTACATGGTTGAGAGGCCCTGCATTAGTGTGAGTCAGGGAGTGCTATTCCCCGGCATCCTTCTCCATTTTAATGCTTTCAAACTGTTTAGTTCTTTAAAATTGATAATTGAAAAGGCTGTTGTTA of the Meleagris gallopavo isolate NT-WF06-2002-E0010 breed Aviagen turkey brand Nicholas breeding stock chromosome 17, Turkey_5.1, whole genome shotgun sequence genome contains:
- the PRKAB1 gene encoding 5'-AMP-activated protein kinase subunit beta-1, translating into MGNTSSERAGLERHGHKASRADGAGGAGGTKDGDRPKILMDSPEDADLFHSEEMKAPLDKEEFLAWQQDLEVSDKTPTQARPTVFRWTGGGKEVYLSGSFNNWSKIPLTRSHNNFVAILDLPEGEHQYKFFVDGQWTHDPSEPVVTSQLGTVNNIIQVKKTDFEVFDALMVDSQKCSDMSELSSSPPGPYHQEPYVCKAEERFKSPPILPPHLLQVILNKDTGISVSTSVCLLSKGRK